Below is a genomic region from Ziziphus jujuba cultivar Dongzao chromosome 7, ASM3175591v1.
CTTTTTGAATTTCTACAAGTTTCTTGTTTCTAGGATATAATGGATTTTTTCCTCCATTTCTCCGTCTTTTTTctcttatcaatttttttttagtgggaAGCTCACTATTGTTGTGAAATATTCTTGGGAAGATTCTCATCTGTAAGCTTGTTGTTTAGGATTGAACGGCTGGAATTGTTTGACGAATTTGAAGAGTGGCACATGATGCAGGCAAGTTGATCCCTCAATAcctttgtaaaataatatataaaaagaattcttagctaaattaatttaatatggatTGGGGATGGGTGTGACTGGCTACCCAAGTAGAACTCCTCTGTGTATGCTATGTATTCATGAGTCAAGAGATCACATAGGGACACAAGCAACCATTAATCCTGTTGGTGGCAGGCCAGGTTCCAAAACTTGCATTACcctccacacacacacacacacacacacacacatacaaataCGTACATATAGACACACCTTAATATATaagtatgtatataatatataattatgctTGCACACAAAAACCGGGGGATGGAGATTTGGGTTAGCAGCTTTGAGATGGTTTTTGACCATGTTGATGACTAGGTGAATCATCAGTCATCAGCATCAgcatcaaaatcaattttttttgtttttttgtttttcattttttcttaacTTCTGTTCCAAACTGCTGCTTTTCAGGAGCACTACTGTGTGGCTTATGCAATCAACGATGCCAAGGTATGTCCATATATAACCGAATCCTAGTTCTATTGTGAATCTAGTTTCATACTGTGCTATGCATGTGACTTTCCCACAATTTGGACATATCTTTTTATATCAACATTACTAGAGACATAAATCACAAATCTTTTTCCTAAAATGATCTGCTGGAGTGCTGAAAATTGTGCTGAGGTTCAATCATCTTGTTCATCCAAAAACTTTACATTGACTTTCCCAATGGTTTCTGATCATCCAAAAAGTCTAATCACATGGTTGATGTCTCTAAATCATGCACATCTTCTTGTTCTATTCTGCATTCGAGCCAGGAAATGGTGCAAACTTGATGTGGACATGATGAAATATATTGGTATCTGAGTTTTTAACATGTTTGAGGCTTTGGCATGATGAGATATAAGATTTGATCGCTTTTGATTTTGTCTTTTTCGTTTCTTTTGGGAGATGGCCAAGTGGAAGTTTTGCTCATTTGGTCCCATAAGGATAACATCTGACATTAGCCATGTTGGTTCCTGTATTATATTTATCAGGGTCTGTACGGGAATTTCGGTTTTCTTAACAATCAACCACACGTGGTCGACCCCTCACAAGCATCATCGCCATGACTGCATGAGGCTGCACCATAAACACAATGCTGCACTTGCCAAGTGTGGTTAAACAATCAGTATGAAAGAAGCACGTGTGGTGACACGTGTCTGCTTGCCCACCAGCCTGAGGTTGTCAGGTATATAAAAAAAGGGTCTCTCAACTACTAGTTATAGTCTTGGCTAAAGTCTTGAGAAAGATGATGACATGGGGTTGATGCTTCTCTccatttattgtttgttttgaCTCGGGAAAAAATTAGATCCTTTTCTTCTTTGTGATAGCTGTTTGGCACAGACGACATGGTGGTGGGTTCCACATACCCAAACTGTAGTCGTATTGGATTAATGGAGTCATAGTCATGTGGGGATTATATTAAGCAATTTGCATGGTTGGTTTGTTGCTTTTactttgttctctctctctctctctatcattTTGCTTGGctcttttgtttcttgttttttttgtttcttagatTACCGAAATGCCACCAAAGTTGAAGACTGCAAAATGATCTAAGATTTCTTTTCTCCTTCCTCctcattctctttttctttataatctgcGTGAGTGGGGAAGAGGGTTAGAAGATGCgacctacatttttttttttttttttttattgattgagAATATTGATTTGTTGAATGGTTTgacccaaaataaaatttagtgtGATAAAGCTACTGCATTTCgggtaaatattttatttgttttcttgaatAATTATCTTGAATTTGAATCCTCGTTACCCCACTATCAAACAGAAAAGAGAGTTTGATAATTCAAAATTGATGGGTATCTTAAAAATCTAcctatttttctttattcttatcATTTTCCAGCCTAACCGTATCCAATGAAACGCAAGGTATATGCAAAAGTGATTATTTTGGTCCCACAGCGGGGACAAGGAAAGGGTTGAGaaccgaaaaaaaaataaaaataaaaaataaaaaaataaattgtatataaaagattttgataATGTAGAAAGGTGAACTCTCTTGGTGTGGGACAAGAAATAGGGACCCACTTTGCTAAGCTTTTTAGGAAGAAAACAGTTCCATCATTTTCTTTGGATCGCCGCCTTCCATGCATTACTCTACTTCTTTCGACTTTTTAGTCTCTGTTTGGAGGTTCATCACACCCAAATTTAGGgaaaattgtaatttatttgttgCAGCTTCCAAAGCGATCACCCTTAGGACTTTTGTTGAACGTTTGGAGCAGAAGATTTTTGGGCTCTGTCACCAACTGTTTATGAATGGTAAATCTTTTTGAGTATAGAGTGCTATACTTAGCATGTTTGTCACATTGCctaattctaattaattttccGCATGGAGAGGTGTCATGTTAATTAATAAGACTTCAGCAACCAAGTCTCTAAATGTTCACGTGACAACTTGCTCCCTCTTATGTGCAGGTGTTTTGGTGTATTTTTTAGGTGGTATAAGTTgatattaaatcaaaatacaatttaatcccTCTGTTTTGGCGGGCCATTTTATCAATGACACATAGAGATGCCTTCTGCTGAAGTGTGTAAGCAATAAAGAATTAAAGGTCAAAATTGcgccccccctccccccccccccaaaaaaaaaaaaaaaaaaaagaaggtttggGCTGCAAAAATCGAACTTTTATGGCTTTTGAGGGAATAGGGAGGCAAGgcagaaagttttttttttttttttttttttcatctttaacCCTATgcttaaataaagataaaaatgctTAAACTTTTTACAGAGAATAAacaacaatcttttttttttttttctaagaaaaactaagtaaaaaaaaaaaaaaaaaagaatttcttgATAGTAACGTTCTTTTTTGTAATTTCATGAAGAATCAGATACTCATCCAAAAAAACACGAACTTTTTCTGGGTCCAGTAATCTGTTGCTATTCTAACATggggtgtttttcttttttttttctttttttttttttttcatatcagtaatttgataatttaaaaaaaaaaaaaaactaagagaAAAAAATGGTTTCTTTCACACTGTTAAGTTAATCTGTCAATTTTACTGACAAAGGTCCAACGTGAGACAATTAAATTCGTTATATAAATTGTAAaagtggggaaaaaaataaaaaataaaaaaggcataTGCATGTGGTTTGGAAGGTTGGGTCCAGAGAGAGGAGAGAGCATGGAATAGAAAgtgtagagaaaaaaaaaaaaaaaaatccctttcaCCGTTTTCAATCTCTTCCTTTCACCTCCCACTTATCCTTTTTATCAAATAGCTTTTGAACAAAAGGTTCCACTTATTGGGGGAATATCTATGCTCTCCTACTCTCCTCTTTGCATTGCTTTATGCaccgtataatatatatactacCCTCTTCAACCCCAACCAAAAAAGTGgaaaacaaaaccctaacaacataaaataatgataaaataagtgGCTCaaattgagaaaaagaaaaagaatactcATTATGATATCGTTGATTTGAACTTTATAATTTTCTAGTGTATCTAGAAATAAATTGATATGGTTGTTTGATAAATGTCTATCAACTATTTTTGTACTCTAAAATGTGTATCGGATTTGATTTTAGTTCTttcagatttttatttaataattattgtagATCTAAACGCTATAACCTGTTTAAAATAGAGTAATAGACTTTATGAATAATTTAAGTATAGTAATAGACCTTATTAATAATTCAAGTGTTTGTCTTATATGTGGATTATGCATTGTTAACATGcttgtcttttttattattaatattatttttgtttacatGTTCATAATTAGAATACTTGATTTATTTTCCTGAATACAATTAATATTCATTGATTAAGCCTTTTATGGATAATTTCGATCCATCTCAAAAACAATAAATAGTATAGGTAATGGGACTCTAAGGAACTggaaattttatcaatattttcaaaGTTGAATTTCATTGGTATAATCGTTTGTTTATTTGAAAACAGAGTTCATAAtcgtttttttgtttgtttgttttttttttttttttgttttctgggaTTAAATCCTCCTTATTGTTAATTAGAATGCAAAATAACTAAACTGTTATTCGGAACCAAAGTTAAGATTGTTGGATTAAGTGatttaattagttaattgaACTTTTACCATCGAAAAATAATGCAGGATAGAAGAAAGATAGACAAGGAGTACAAGTTCAATCATTTTCTCACTGAAATTAAATGAGAACAATATGTTTCTTATGACAAATCTAATACGACAACACTAAGATCAAGAAAGCTCTGTTTGCTTGAAAATGAtgatttgttttctctttttctctttttcttttgaaattgggaagaaaaaatttgaaaatgtcatGGAAACTATGGAGAGCTGTTTCTCGGAGATAACACCAAGAGGAAACAAATGTTCAAAAAATACACTGCAAAACAATTTCAGATAACAAATTCCTGTCCAAGAAGTAattctgaaaatttatattgaaataaCTTGCAAAAATTGATTCACTAAGTCAAAAACTGTCCAGCTTTTGCTGGCAAAAGGCAAATGGGTGTTAAGTGTTCAATCAAACATCATTTTCACAATCCATCAAAAGCAATATTTCCTCACAGCCTAtcaaaaaaagaacaatatttTCCAGTTATCTACAGTTTTAATTCTTTAACAATAACACtaccaattaatttttaacaaaaataacaattacattTGTGAAATTTCATTTTCCCATTACagccaccaaaaaataaaaataaaaataaaaaagtaaacatATATTACATAATAGTGTATAGCAATTAGCAAAGTAGAACAATATATTGTCGGCAATAAAATTCAACATCACACACACTCAAAAAGCCTACTACACGTACTCCGTCTTGGActcaataatcaaataaatggGTCCACACCATTTGGTGAAGATCCACCCTATCTTCTacttccaacaaaaacaaaaagcagcCTTCTGAAGCACACACATTAAATTAAACTAATCTCAAAagccaattttatttatttttattattttaccacTATCTGCTtaacaatatctttttttttttttactagtaaaaaatatatatatattcggatCTTCCTTCTGAACAGACAGATTTATTACCAACTCCCTTAATATATGTGTTATAACCAGTGATTCTACCAAACATATtattaaaaactatataaatatatatattttttcttctaaattaaCCGTAAACCCATTTTTAGAGAAAAGAcagaagagagaaaagaaaaaggacccAGTTATAAGCTTCTTCACTCAGGCACAGTGCAGTCTCACCACTTGGCTGTCTatttcactccctctctctccccctctctctctctctttgtggtCTAAAAATTTCTACAAGACCACCCAAAAACAAATAGCTCAAAAATTCAAAAGCGCCACCAGCAAAAGCGCGGCACAGCCGGAACCACGTTTTCGGCTTCCCAATTTCTCTGATTCTTccccctattttttttttttaattttaattttttggtacaATTATTAGTATTCCGGTTATGGGTTGTACGGCGTCCAAGCTGGACAACGAAGACACCGTAAGGCGGTGCAAGGAGCGACGCCACCTTATGAAAGAGGCGGTCAGTGCTCGCCACCACTTGGCGGCTGCTCACGCCGACTACTGCAGGTCCCTCCGGTATACTGGCTCCGCTCTGCAATCTTTCGCTTCTTACGAACCTCTCTCCGTTTCCGATCAAACACCCGCCGTCTTTCTCCATCCGCCGCAAACACCACCCAGCTCAGCCAATGCCATCCCGCCGCGTGTCCCTTCACCATCGCCGTCTATCCATCCGCCGCCACCTCCGCCATTCTCCCCATCTCCTTCTCCGACTATAGCCAGCTCTAAGCTCCCTCACATCCTCTCTGCGTCCTCTATTTCGTCTTCAATcccaacaaaaacaacaacccGCCACCACCAACAGCAACAACGACGTCGTAAACCGGCGGCGTCGAAACTCCCTCATATTCTATCGGAGTCGAGCCCATCGTCGTCTCCTAGAAGCCAGAATTCGAATTTCACGGCGGGTTTTCCAACCGCTTACCAGGTGAATTCGACCTATTCCAGCACTCCGTCTCAGGCTTCGTCTGTGTGGAATTGGGAGAACTTCTACCCTCCTTCTCCACCCGATTCAGAATTCTTCAACCAGCGTGCCCAGTTCAAGCAATTTAACCATGATAAGCAATCCAATCACGATGATGATTTCGACGAAGAAGTGGAAGAGGCGGGGACGGAAACTGAGAGATCAGAGTACGATTTCTTCAACCCCTCGGCCAAAAATCAGCACCACCTCAAGGACGAGTATACAGAGACGGAGAGAGAGGAGGTGCAGTGCAGTGAATGGGGTGACCACTACAGTACCACGAGCTCGTCGGAGGACGACGACGACAGGGATTCGAGATCCGAGATGGGTGTACGGTCGAATTTCGGATCCTCCGTGCGGGCGGAGTCGGTGGCTGCTTCTGCTGCTCCGGCACCAGCGCCGACCAGGTACGCGGCGAACAGGAGCAAGTCGGGTAGATCGGTGGATTCATCGGCGAGTTATAGGAGACGAGAGATCTCGGACATGAAGATGGTAGTGAGGCACAAGGACCTGAAGGAGATTGTGGAGGCCATTAAGGAGAATTTCGACAACGCCGCCGCCGCTGGAGATCAGGTCTCCGAGATGCTCGAGACCGGAAGGGCCCAGCTCAATCGGAGTTTCAGACAGCTTAAAAGTTAGTCTTTTTTTCTTAGATTCGATTGCTTCaaattttgctctttttttctttatagaccttttaatttaattttcgtGTAAAAGTCAATCTAATATTTTGCATACAATTCGTTCGAGTCATTTTCACTCGGTTCAAGTGCGGGTTtgggtttttctttctttcttttttttttgtttttttttgaactaAATTCAGTTATCCCCATTTTCCTGGCCGCCAAACATAGATAATTACGGTTTTGCGGATCAAATTTGTTGCAAAACTTTTTAAGATTCGAATTTcgacttttttatttatttatttttatcgttCCGAATAAATATGAATTCTGATTTTATTCCATATGTTTTTGGTGTGGAGTACAGAGACTGTGTATCATTCCAGCAGTGTATTAAGCAATTTGAGCTCAAGCTGGACTTCAAAACCGCCATTGGCGGTTAAGTACCAGCTCGATGCTGTTTCACTCAAAGAACCGGGCGGACGGAAGAGCCTCTGCTCCACTTTGGAACAGCTCTTGGCTTGGGAGAAGAAGCTTTACGAGGAAGTGAAGGTACGCGAccatctaattattttattctttcaattataattattctattaataaaaaaatgactgttttttttttttttttttttgtaatatgaaaaaattgaaatcttttTTCTTAGACAAATGGACAGAGAAAAATGAGTAAGATTGAAGAACATCCACCGGTGGACATAGCGTAAATCCACCGCACTATTTGACCAAAACAAACGTAAAATGCGCTAATTGACAAATAAATCCCTGCTGGATGATGGGAATTCTGTAGATTGCCCTGTTCTTATTAATTTGGACGGCTATCTTTGCCCTAAGGTCCCTACCAATTGTATCTTTAGGTCCCCCAATTTATAAAATCtctccaaatttatttttattagaaagtATCtttaggtatttaattattccGTATTCGCTTTGGTCGTTGTTCTTGTGAAATGGCTGAATTACCCTTGACAAAACTATGGGGAAAAAAGTAGGATAACCCATTTGTGTTCTCTGAAGTGTGAACATGCTCTGTCTTGGCTAACTTTTTCTCTGTGGGCTCATCTGACAAACTGGaaggcactttttttttttttttttttttccttcttccaggaaaaaaaatctattgcAAAATCACTTTTGCTTGATTTGGTGGGGAATTCCTGTTAACCTTGGAAATTTTTTGGTACCAGGGTTTCCATTGTTGATAGATTGTGTAcaatttcattgaaaatatttccGAACATTTGTTGGCATGTAAAGGTTCTGTCTGCAAGTGGCTAATTAAATTGATGTTTACTGATAtggtttgtttttaattatctttactGTGGCCTCCTCTACTGGCATTTTTTCATAAGATCTCTTTCCAACTGAAATGAATATGCATGAAGACAAGGAAAACAGTAACTACATTTACCGACTTTCTATTGTTGTCGTTTCTTTGAAATATGGTTTTGTATTTCAAATAGTCTTGAGTTTTTTTGTCtgtaataaaaaggaaatatgtTATAGGGATAGGACCATGAAATCAGTAGCTTCTAAagtaccaagaaaaaaaatttgagttaCATTCCTGTGGATGATGGGAAATTACTGCAGAGTTTCTTCGCAGATAGAACATGACGTAGTGATGTTGCATGTGATTTATGTTGAAAGTATTTGAGTTTCACATTGTTAAGTACTGATACAGGCAACAATATCTTATGAATTTTAGGATAGAGAAGGCTTCAAGATTGAGCATGAAAAGAAGTTGTCATCTCTACAGAGCCAGGAGTACAAGGGGGAGGATGAAACTAAGCTGGATAAGACCAAGGCATCAATAAAGAGGCTGCAATCGCTTATTATTGTCGGATCTGACGCTGTCTCTGCAACCTCGAAGTATATAATTGATCTTAGAGACTCTGATCTGGTTCCTCAGCTTATTGATCTATGTCACGGGTAGGTTTCCTCTCTATTAACATGATTTCAATAAGCAAATTACTTCGTTTCTCAAAAGTATCTATGGTTTATTAAAGATAATGTcatatctttttcaaaaattgaaattggctTCTTGCATGAAAAGATATTCGACTAGATGTCACTAGTTGCGATAccttaaaatgcaattaaaatttatttgtctgCTGTGTGCGAGCATGTGGCTGCTACTGCATGCCCAATGATCAAGCACAAATTGAGGAGTCTAAGGATGGGGTTTTTGATCTACACAAGGCCAAGGAACTGAAACAATACTTGAGACTTCTAATATGCCATGCATATGTGGGGTTGGTACTCTTGATTTAGTTCTCTCCATTTTTTCTCATGGTAAACATGCTAGGATGTCACTGGTATTTCGACTTGGTAGTTGAAAACATTATTAATCACTGCTCTGCTATGACACTTGCTCCATCCTCTCTGGAATCACATGTGCCTTGTTGTACTGGACTGTCGAATTGCTGGCTACTACTTAATATTAAAGAATGGCCCCAAAACTACCTCTCCCATGGTTACGTTTTCTCTGATCTGCTGAACCTTTGGGACCATAAGTTATTGTAGGTGGAGTTAGGTACATTGGGCTTAACTGTCATATGACCCACCATTGTCTGACTCTATATTTATGGACTGGTTGCTAGATTTGATTCAAGTTAAGAAcacaatcatcatcatcattttatTACTACTGTTAttcatatctttattattagcGTTATCattgtaataattaaaatagtagTCCATGTCAAACTATTTGGTAGTGCCTAATTGATTTATCACTAAGCAAACATACAAACAGCATGATAAGGCTATGATGCTCAATGGACCCACagctgaaaagaaaaaatggatcaCACTGTTTGCAGTGGCAATATGTAGGATTTTCTTGGTATCTGTGGGCATGCAATTAATTAACTCTCAGCTAACTTATAATCTCTATCCATTGGCTGTAATCTTTTCAGGAAGTTTTATTTGCATTGTGGTTCTATAATCAGTTTCATTTCCTGAACTGTGAAGTAAAGTAGATGAGTTCCTACAATGACctgttttataaaaaagaatggcaAGGCTAGATCTTGTCACAATGCGATCTTTGTGTCAGCAGCATGATAGATGCAGAAGAGCATAAGCACAATGGATTTCTAACACCTATTCTTATTTCTGATATATATGATTGCAGGTTTATGTACATGTGGAGATCAATGCATCAGCATCATGAAGTTCAGAATAACATTATCCAACAAGTCCGTGGCCTTGTGAATCGATCAACCAAGGGTGACTCCACTTCTGAACTTCACCGGCAGGCAACTCGTGAACTTGAATCAGCCGTCTCTGCCTGGCACTCTAGTTTTTGTCGCTTAATAAAGTTCCAACGGGACTTCATTAGGTCCCTTCATGGTTGGTTCAAGCTTACCCTCATTCCTGTTGACAATGACAATGTGAATGGCAACAGGGAATCTTCTGATGTGTATGTTTTCTGTGATGAGTGGAAGCTTGCACTTGATCGTGTCCCTGATACGGTGGCTTCAGAGGCCATCAAAAGCTTTATCAATGTTGTCCATGTAATATATGTGAAACAAAGTGAAGAGCTTAAGATTAAAAAACGCACGGAAACCGCATCGAAGGAGCTTGAGAAAAAGGCTTCA
It encodes:
- the LOC107406477 gene encoding nitrate regulatory gene2 protein produces the protein MGCTASKLDNEDTVRRCKERRHLMKEAVSARHHLAAAHADYCRSLRYTGSALQSFASYEPLSVSDQTPAVFLHPPQTPPSSANAIPPRVPSPSPSIHPPPPPPFSPSPSPTIASSKLPHILSASSISSSIPTKTTTRHHQQQQRRRKPAASKLPHILSESSPSSSPRSQNSNFTAGFPTAYQVNSTYSSTPSQASSVWNWENFYPPSPPDSEFFNQRAQFKQFNHDKQSNHDDDFDEEVEEAGTETERSEYDFFNPSAKNQHHLKDEYTETEREEVQCSEWGDHYSTTSSSEDDDDRDSRSEMGVRSNFGSSVRAESVAASAAPAPAPTRYAANRSKSGRSVDSSASYRRREISDMKMVVRHKDLKEIVEAIKENFDNAAAAGDQVSEMLETGRAQLNRSFRQLKKTVYHSSSVLSNLSSSWTSKPPLAVKYQLDAVSLKEPGGRKSLCSTLEQLLAWEKKLYEEVKDREGFKIEHEKKLSSLQSQEYKGEDETKLDKTKASIKRLQSLIIVGSDAVSATSKYIIDLRDSDLVPQLIDLCHGFMYMWRSMHQHHEVQNNIIQQVRGLVNRSTKGDSTSELHRQATRELESAVSAWHSSFCRLIKFQRDFIRSLHGWFKLTLIPVDNDNVNGNRESSDVYVFCDEWKLALDRVPDTVASEAIKSFINVVHVIYVKQSEELKIKKRTETASKELEKKASSVRNIEKKFYQSYSMVGIGLPDAGPDNGQGLDARDPLAEKKSELAASQRRVEDEMMRHSKAVEVTRAMTLNNLQTGLPGVFQALTSFSSLFMEALETVCTRAYAIK